In Flavobacterium gelatinilyticum, a genomic segment contains:
- a CDS encoding RagB/SusD family nutrient uptake outer membrane protein, with protein MDNKIKLMPMQFELINLFFSLILLTSCENFVESDVPPSQLPGVTVFEDVSTANAAVVNIYSRLQSNTLVTGSSSGISNLMASYADELQYNGSSAIEQAFAQNNVLPSNTTNLTIWNNSYNLIYAANAIIEGLEKSVNVKKTDKDPLIGEAIFLRSYIHFYLTQLYGGIPYVTQTDYTINSSLPRTDRTSLYTLLLADLENARKLLPETYTDSYRLRANKSVATALKARIALYSEQWELASQSAQEVIDNPLYKFVTTPSSVFLRNSSGTLWQLMPAIAGANTLEAQTFITASSPLRALSPQLIAAFEPNDTRLANWTATRSNSGGTWRYAYKYKINNNSGTSQEYSIQLRIEEMLLILAEAQARLGNLNQAVTILTPIRSRAGLLPVTVTDQNQVLKVILHERQVELFTENGHRFFDLKRFGTADAILNAIKSGWESSDELLPVPERELLLNPNLLPQNQGY; from the coding sequence ATGGATAATAAAATAAAACTTATGCCCATGCAATTTGAGCTGATCAACTTATTTTTTTCACTTATACTCCTTACCTCGTGTGAAAATTTTGTGGAGTCCGATGTCCCCCCATCCCAACTTCCCGGGGTAACTGTATTTGAGGACGTCTCGACCGCTAATGCTGCCGTGGTAAATATCTATAGTAGGCTGCAAAGTAATACACTTGTTACGGGTTCTTCTTCAGGCATTTCCAACCTCATGGCCAGTTACGCTGATGAGCTGCAATATAATGGAAGCAGTGCTATTGAACAGGCATTTGCCCAAAACAACGTGTTACCGTCTAATACAACCAATTTGACAATATGGAATAATAGCTACAATCTAATTTACGCTGCAAATGCCATCATCGAAGGTCTGGAAAAATCTGTTAATGTGAAGAAGACCGATAAAGACCCTTTAATAGGAGAAGCAATTTTCTTAAGAAGTTACATCCATTTTTATCTGACACAGCTTTATGGCGGTATTCCTTACGTTACCCAAACTGACTATACTATTAATAGCTCGCTGCCACGGACGGATAGAACTAGTTTATATACCTTGTTGCTGGCAGATCTGGAAAATGCGCGCAAGCTCCTCCCTGAAACTTATACAGACAGCTATAGGTTACGTGCAAATAAAAGCGTCGCTACTGCACTTAAAGCGAGGATTGCCTTGTATTCTGAACAATGGGAATTAGCTTCGCAATCCGCACAGGAGGTAATTGATAATCCGCTGTACAAATTTGTAACAACTCCTAGCAGCGTTTTTCTACGAAATAGTTCAGGTACGCTTTGGCAGTTGATGCCTGCTATTGCAGGCGCAAACACCCTTGAAGCACAAACCTTTATCACTGCAAGTTCTCCACTTCGTGCCTTAAGTCCCCAACTTATTGCTGCTTTCGAGCCTAATGATACAAGGCTTGCCAATTGGACGGCTACACGGAGCAACTCAGGAGGAACGTGGCGCTATGCCTATAAATATAAAATTAATAACAATTCGGGAACATCTCAGGAATATTCAATACAGTTACGCATTGAGGAAATGCTTTTAATACTCGCAGAAGCACAGGCAAGACTAGGTAACCTTAACCAAGCTGTTACAATTCTTACCCCTATACGCAGCCGTGCTGGCCTTCTTCCTGTCACGGTTACTGATCAAAATCAGGTATTAAAAGTCATTTTACACGAAAGACAGGTTGAACTATTTACTGAAAATGGACACCGATTTTTTGACTTGAAAAGGTTCGGAACTGCCGACGCAATTCTAAATGCTATTAAGTCCGGCTGGGAAAGTTCGGATGAACTGTTGCCAGTTCCCGAGCGTGAACTATTGCTCAATCCCAATTTACTGCCTCAAAATCAAGGTTATTAA
- a CDS encoding alpha/beta hydrolase family protein, whose protein sequence is MKVIIYLISVIFSAGFTLAVHGQAIEPSLYQGKIASNGSWITYTLSYGKIDTLFVENTDTNIRYSFPEASNESFSHEDKWMACTKSDSLYVFDLISAKKHIIPSITNYRFLTGKKLLSFGYGKMAIHELPRGKIYTFEGCLSFYPNKKETTIAIISGKETNEISLLDLSTKVPKRTMLLSVTNKISGLVWSQSSSAFAFFEKHNSGNLVHYFNLKNNNHKVFEISALKSISGNFSIPGSRLFISNDGNQVFFDTVETNNQNSNTNDPLVWTGEMRKLPLVPHPKPVPLWQMWLPDNDKLISVETPDYPLSILTAEEKYAVLMTQKVEDPSVIHESDKADLTLMNLETGNKKLLVKDAVYERDQILISREDKIVWFKDKNWYSYDFETEKSFCLTCNIPSIFYDTNNDRPGIAKACGMAGWFAQGSQAIVYDEFDIWLIAKGKLPIRITHGREKNTVYRVRNPKTDWEPNGKLNSMAGEIYAGKDLALLTKNLNTMESGIALWTPKGGLYEWPTSFHETYGIQKAKLGDRITYVRSSYNIPPQIVVSKHKSLKVIKTSKNGNEPQKVKIISYKGLRDENLKGALFYPTAYNPAIKYPMIVFIYERYSYMAHEYMPVKSSGKIGFNPAQYVRNGYFVLCPDINYQLNEIGKSALFSVNQAIEKTSSVANIDINRLGLIGHSFGGFETVAILTQCDRFKVAVSGAGVMDLTSHYLSVDNNGRERKKKFENGQQRLRFAFYQKGFQDNSPILSAYKIKTPLLLWTGDEDGVVNPDQSTSMFLALRRLGKTTVLLKYPKQDHVLSDAGAQEDLGLKIMQWFDYQLIGNPSPTWYD, encoded by the coding sequence ATGAAAGTTATAATCTATTTAATATCCGTCATTTTCTCAGCAGGTTTTACCTTGGCTGTTCATGGACAAGCAATTGAACCATCACTATATCAGGGAAAAATTGCATCAAATGGTTCATGGATTACTTATACCTTATCGTACGGTAAAATAGATACATTGTTTGTTGAGAATACAGATACAAACATTCGCTATTCCTTTCCAGAAGCTTCTAATGAATCTTTCTCCCATGAGGATAAATGGATGGCCTGCACAAAGTCGGATTCCCTATATGTTTTCGATTTGATCAGTGCAAAAAAGCATATCATTCCTTCTATCACTAACTATCGCTTTTTGACAGGGAAGAAATTATTGTCTTTCGGATATGGAAAAATGGCAATACACGAACTGCCTAGAGGGAAGATCTATACGTTTGAGGGCTGTTTGTCTTTCTATCCTAATAAAAAAGAAACGACAATAGCTATTATTAGCGGCAAAGAAACAAATGAAATTTCGCTATTAGATCTTTCAACGAAAGTACCTAAACGGACAATGCTGCTTTCAGTAACGAATAAAATTTCTGGTCTGGTCTGGTCGCAATCCAGCTCGGCATTTGCGTTTTTCGAAAAACACAACTCAGGTAATCTCGTTCATTATTTCAACCTCAAAAATAATAATCATAAGGTTTTCGAAATCTCAGCCTTGAAAAGTATTTCAGGGAACTTCTCTATTCCCGGCTCCAGACTTTTTATATCAAATGACGGTAATCAGGTTTTCTTCGATACAGTAGAAACTAATAATCAAAACAGTAATACTAATGATCCTTTAGTCTGGACAGGCGAAATGAGAAAACTTCCCTTAGTACCTCATCCTAAACCAGTTCCTTTGTGGCAAATGTGGCTGCCAGATAACGATAAACTCATTTCAGTCGAAACCCCTGATTATCCTTTATCAATTCTGACGGCAGAAGAAAAATATGCCGTTTTAATGACCCAAAAAGTAGAAGATCCCTCTGTAATTCACGAAAGCGACAAAGCCGATCTAACTTTGATGAATCTAGAAACGGGTAATAAAAAATTATTAGTTAAGGACGCTGTTTATGAGCGTGATCAAATCCTTATATCACGCGAAGATAAAATAGTATGGTTCAAGGACAAGAATTGGTATTCGTACGATTTTGAAACCGAAAAAAGCTTTTGTCTGACTTGTAATATTCCATCTATATTTTATGACACTAATAATGACAGACCCGGCATAGCCAAAGCATGTGGGATGGCGGGTTGGTTTGCTCAGGGAAGCCAAGCCATCGTTTATGATGAATTTGATATTTGGTTAATAGCTAAAGGCAAACTACCGATACGTATCACACATGGCCGTGAAAAAAACACAGTTTATCGTGTCAGAAATCCCAAAACCGATTGGGAACCAAACGGTAAGCTAAATAGTATGGCGGGAGAAATCTATGCAGGAAAAGATTTAGCGTTACTGACAAAAAATCTAAACACGATGGAATCTGGAATTGCCCTCTGGACCCCTAAGGGAGGACTGTATGAATGGCCTACCTCCTTCCACGAGACTTATGGAATCCAAAAAGCCAAGCTAGGTGACAGAATAACATACGTACGTTCTTCCTATAACATCCCACCACAAATCGTCGTTAGTAAGCATAAGTCACTGAAAGTAATCAAGACATCAAAAAATGGCAACGAACCACAAAAAGTTAAGATTATTTCTTATAAGGGTTTACGAGACGAGAATCTTAAGGGAGCGCTTTTCTACCCCACTGCTTATAATCCTGCTATCAAATATCCTATGATTGTTTTTATATATGAACGTTATAGTTATATGGCACACGAATATATGCCAGTCAAATCATCTGGAAAAATCGGCTTCAATCCAGCTCAATATGTACGTAATGGTTATTTCGTATTATGCCCTGATATCAATTACCAGCTTAATGAAATTGGCAAATCAGCGTTGTTTAGTGTGAATCAAGCCATAGAAAAAACATCATCAGTGGCAAACATAGACATAAATCGCCTGGGATTGATCGGTCACTCATTCGGAGGGTTTGAAACCGTGGCAATCTTAACCCAATGTGATAGGTTTAAAGTAGCAGTTTCCGGAGCAGGTGTCATGGATTTGACATCACATTACCTTAGCGTTGACAATAATGGACGAGAACGAAAGAAGAAATTCGAGAATGGACAACAACGATTAAGATTTGCTTTCTATCAAAAAGGTTTTCAGGATAATTCTCCCATACTTAGTGCATACAAAATTAAAACACCGTTATTACTTTGGACAGGAGATGAGGATGGTGTGGTAAATCCCGACCAAAGCACCAGTATGTTCTTGGCTCTACGTCGTTTAGGCAAAACTACAGTTTTACTTAAATATCCGAAACAAGATCATGTGTTATCAGACGCAGGAGCTCAGGAAGATTTGGGATTAAAAATTATGCAATGGTTTGACTATCAACTCATCGGAAATCCATCTCCTACTTGGTATGATTAA
- a CDS encoding DUF6520 family protein, with translation MKTTFFKHSLPVFAILLAIGGAFAFQKPAHKELLPEAGWINLPGNPCAVETQCNTDDGPACMLFYNGQNRQAFGKNSITGECTEVLSRPVN, from the coding sequence ATGAAAACTACATTTTTTAAACATTCGCTTCCTGTTTTTGCCATTCTTCTTGCGATTGGCGGTGCTTTTGCTTTCCAAAAGCCAGCACATAAGGAATTACTGCCAGAGGCAGGTTGGATTAATTTGCCAGGTAATCCATGTGCTGTAGAAACACAATGTAATACTGATGATGGACCTGCTTGCATGCTGTTTTATAATGGACAGAACAGACAGGCATTCGGCAAGAACTCTATTACTGGTGAATGTACTGAAGTGCTTTCAAGACCAGTAAATTAA
- a CDS encoding MauE/DoxX family redox-associated membrane protein, translating to MILNAKTGFKKNIVDIICLLYILLFVYASVSKLLQIEHFRIQIAKSPLLSAFADMVAWSVPISEIVISLLLTMPKSRRAGLWLGMGMMSMFTTYIFIILNFSSYIPCSCGGILEKMGWKEHLIFNLAFVFLAAIALWFSYNESKQRFIKFLVLAGSNFALCSLLVLVLFLLSEEKVHRNNAFLRRYPHHPAIKGKSIELKYNSYYIAGFNGKTIFLGNSSAPLHLLEIDTSMQIVKTVSINFKNSKKYKFSNPQIRIEGSKFFLYDGTVPVIYQGKTTDWQVNGEVTSKISFSELIPTDNGFGFRQLHKKKNLNILGILQNGNPMKVSLAEILTRQTDGIFDTDGMLIYNAQLNKLIYNYYYRNTFVVADAKNLQSNFQGKTIDTVSWANIKIAKEDSSRVHSMIGQPPLIQKWNSTWGKYLFVSSERLGKYESEEALKNATIVDVYNLRDRSYEFSFYLYNHEKEKIIKFKVCGDLLVGLTNHYVVLYKLDDTTFEFK from the coding sequence ATGATACTGAATGCGAAAACGGGATTTAAAAAAAATATAGTTGATATTATCTGTCTTTTATATATACTACTTTTTGTTTATGCGTCAGTAAGCAAGTTGCTTCAAATTGAACACTTCCGCATTCAAATAGCAAAATCGCCTCTATTAAGCGCTTTTGCTGATATGGTCGCATGGAGTGTACCGATTAGCGAAATTGTCATATCGTTATTACTAACGATGCCAAAGTCACGCCGCGCAGGATTATGGCTAGGAATGGGGATGATGAGTATGTTCACAACATATATTTTTATAATTCTCAATTTCAGCTCTTATATACCTTGCTCATGTGGTGGAATTCTGGAAAAGATGGGATGGAAAGAACATCTTATTTTCAATCTAGCATTTGTTTTTTTGGCAGCTATAGCATTGTGGTTCTCTTACAATGAAAGTAAACAAAGATTTATAAAATTTTTAGTTTTGGCTGGTTCAAATTTTGCGCTCTGTTCCTTATTAGTGTTAGTGTTATTTTTATTATCAGAAGAAAAAGTTCATCGTAATAATGCCTTTTTAAGACGTTATCCCCACCACCCAGCTATAAAAGGCAAGAGTATCGAACTGAAATATAATTCTTATTACATAGCAGGCTTCAATGGAAAAACAATTTTCCTAGGAAACAGTTCGGCCCCGTTACACCTTTTGGAAATTGATACTTCTATGCAAATTGTTAAAACAGTGTCTATCAATTTTAAGAATTCTAAGAAATATAAGTTTTCTAATCCGCAAATTCGAATTGAAGGATCTAAATTCTTTCTTTATGATGGAACGGTTCCAGTCATTTATCAAGGTAAAACTACGGATTGGCAAGTCAATGGGGAAGTAACCAGCAAAATTTCCTTTTCGGAATTGATACCTACTGATAATGGATTTGGTTTTCGACAATTACATAAGAAAAAAAACTTAAATATACTGGGGATATTGCAAAACGGCAATCCCATGAAGGTTTCGCTAGCAGAGATTCTTACCCGTCAAACGGATGGGATATTTGATACAGACGGGATGCTTATATACAATGCCCAATTGAATAAGCTAATTTACAATTATTACTATCGGAACACTTTTGTGGTTGCAGATGCAAAAAATCTCCAATCCAATTTCCAAGGTAAAACTATTGATACTGTTTCATGGGCGAATATAAAAATAGCGAAAGAAGATTCGTCAAGAGTACATAGTATGATTGGACAGCCTCCTCTCATACAGAAATGGAATAGCACTTGGGGAAAGTACCTTTTTGTCAGCTCTGAAAGGCTGGGTAAGTACGAGTCAGAAGAAGCTCTCAAAAACGCTACTATAGTTGATGTGTACAATTTAAGAGATAGAAGCTACGAGTTCAGTTTTTACCTATATAATCATGAAAAGGAAAAGATTATAAAGTTTAAGGTATGTGGTGATCTGCTTGTTGGACTTACTAATCACTATGTAGTGCTTTATAAACTTGATGATACAACTTTTGAATTCAAATAA
- a CDS encoding helix-turn-helix domain-containing protein — translation MLFEIARGNFNGHIPLSTYDDEIETLVVLVNMVAEELKESAFHSGFVNPYITHRMVTPATFILDEDHSIKNVNQGALEILGYNAAEMLRRPIQDFLIDDFSSMSDIERKELEEMLLSGEIITLNFITFKKLIVTAECSVSRLSDGKFTVLSFVAPFLQLNETASESFEINLSRHSNFKQTDARLIQRVYDYVLANLTEPLPSVKELARQFGTNDFKLKDGFRHFFHTSVYKFYTEQRLKRAYLMIEQTDIPLKNISFMNGFNSYPNFSKSFKKQFGFSPKELGRGKAGGFLPLDHFNPS, via the coding sequence ATGTTATTTGAGATAGCACGGGGCAACTTCAATGGTCATATTCCCCTTAGTACTTATGATGATGAAATTGAAACTCTGGTGGTTCTGGTAAATATGGTCGCCGAAGAACTTAAAGAGTCTGCATTTCATTCCGGTTTTGTGAATCCCTACATTACCCACAGGATGGTAACTCCTGCTACTTTTATTTTAGATGAAGACCACTCCATAAAAAATGTAAATCAGGGCGCCTTGGAAATTTTGGGTTATAATGCAGCAGAAATGCTTAGACGCCCGATACAGGATTTCTTAATCGATGACTTCAGCAGTATGTCTGACATTGAGAGAAAAGAATTGGAAGAAATGCTTTTATCAGGCGAGATCATTACACTGAATTTCATAACATTCAAAAAGCTGATTGTAACCGCCGAGTGTTCGGTATCGAGATTATCGGACGGTAAGTTTACCGTTCTTAGTTTTGTGGCCCCCTTTCTCCAGCTTAATGAAACTGCTTCGGAATCATTTGAAATTAATTTAAGCAGGCATTCTAATTTCAAACAAACTGACGCGAGACTTATACAGCGGGTTTATGATTATGTACTGGCGAATTTGACTGAGCCATTACCCTCCGTTAAGGAACTGGCAAGACAGTTTGGTACAAATGATTTTAAACTCAAAGACGGATTCAGGCATTTTTTTCATACAAGTGTATACAAGTTTTATACAGAGCAGCGCCTAAAAAGGGCTTACCTTATGATAGAGCAGACCGATATTCCGCTGAAGAATATTTCCTTTATGAATGGTTTTAACAGCTACCCTAATTTTTCTAAATCATTCAAGAAGCAGTTTGGATTTTCTCCTAAAGAACTCGGCAGAGGTAAAGCCGGTGGTTTTTTGCCATTGGATCACTTTAATCCTTCATAA
- a CDS encoding bifunctional aminotransferase class I/II-fold pyridoxal phosphate-dependent enzyme/GNAT family N-acetyltransferase yields MAKIKHNNFIDTVDTVFSNAKEKGILHLYAEGEYLNGRSIKINGNEMLHFGTTGYLGLEQDKRLKEAAISAITNYGTQFPLSKTYLSHPLYAELESKIEQMYSIKPIITKNSTLGHMAIIPTLIRDEDAVIIDHQAHWSVQNACQILKLRGIPVEMIRHNNLEMLEDKIRMMQGKSGKIWYMADGVYSMYGDYAPVQELLNLARKYPQLHLYFDDVHGMSWKGKNGTGFIFDSIGTLEENIVVVSTLSKTFGASGATFFCTDRKLREKIKTFGGPLTFSAQLEPASVAAAIASCEIHLSAEIYERQAALAKKTAHFSKLLSNSNLPLVSENDSPVFFLGMGTPATAYNFTKRLFSDGFYLNLGIYPAVPIKNTGIRITISAHNKIEDITDLARAMDHHFHKAVEETGSSDQKIRQAFRIDIKTKLPAVKQQTQLLQIEETATIANIDKHEWNKYLGAHNILDWEGMQYLEQTFANAQDPGNKWDFFYYIIRDQNMQVVLMTYCTLGFWKDDMLATESVSRHIEEIRKTDPMHMTSKVLSTGSLFTEGLHCYIDKDHPLAEHSMRMLLNKLEESYNLLDADMLVLRDFETGFRWDEMIRNQGYFRIDMPESCVIENKNFPAVENYGSLLSTRSRQHFNREILPYEKFYAVEIKDCLNKEELNRAYQLYCNVKERNLAINTFTYKSEVFENMNSCPNWEFIILTFKDAPEKNFVGIMFCYKNSGNVYVPELIGMDYIAGDGFNLYRQLLYQTIKRARELEIGRIDFGISASFEKKKLGASVIPKVAYVQARDNYAMELMQTLQNETNTAR; encoded by the coding sequence ATGGCAAAAATAAAACACAACAATTTTATTGATACAGTCGATACCGTTTTTTCAAATGCAAAAGAAAAAGGCATATTACACCTTTACGCTGAAGGTGAATATCTCAATGGGCGAAGCATAAAAATTAACGGAAACGAAATGCTCCATTTCGGAACTACAGGATATCTTGGACTCGAACAGGACAAAAGGCTAAAAGAGGCAGCAATAAGCGCCATTACTAATTATGGAACGCAGTTCCCGCTTTCTAAAACTTATCTTTCCCATCCCTTATATGCGGAACTGGAAAGCAAGATTGAGCAGATGTACAGTATAAAGCCAATCATAACTAAGAACAGTACCCTTGGACATATGGCAATCATCCCAACCCTGATAAGAGATGAAGATGCCGTTATTATTGATCATCAGGCTCATTGGAGTGTGCAGAATGCTTGTCAGATTCTTAAGCTAAGGGGAATACCAGTGGAGATGATACGCCATAATAATCTCGAAATGCTGGAGGACAAAATTCGAATGATGCAGGGGAAATCGGGGAAAATATGGTACATGGCGGATGGTGTTTATTCAATGTACGGGGATTATGCGCCGGTACAAGAGCTGTTGAACCTTGCCAGAAAGTATCCGCAGCTCCACCTCTATTTTGATGATGTCCATGGAATGAGCTGGAAAGGAAAAAATGGAACAGGTTTTATCTTTGACAGTATTGGAACGTTAGAAGAAAATATTGTGGTTGTCAGCACGCTGAGCAAAACTTTTGGTGCCAGCGGCGCAACATTTTTCTGCACCGATCGTAAATTACGCGAAAAGATTAAAACTTTTGGCGGTCCTCTTACCTTCTCAGCTCAGCTTGAACCTGCATCAGTTGCCGCTGCCATCGCATCCTGCGAAATACATCTCTCTGCGGAAATCTATGAGCGCCAAGCTGCACTTGCAAAAAAAACAGCCCATTTCAGCAAGCTCCTTTCAAACAGCAATCTGCCCCTAGTCTCTGAAAATGATTCTCCAGTTTTCTTTCTTGGAATGGGCACCCCAGCTACTGCTTATAATTTTACAAAGCGCCTTTTCTCAGATGGGTTTTATCTCAACCTTGGCATTTATCCGGCAGTACCTATAAAAAATACCGGAATCCGTATCACGATATCGGCGCATAATAAAATTGAAGATATTACAGATCTTGCCCGTGCAATGGATCACCACTTTCATAAAGCTGTAGAAGAAACAGGAAGCAGTGACCAGAAAATACGACAGGCTTTTAGAATTGATATAAAAACTAAGCTTCCTGCTGTAAAACAGCAAACTCAACTGCTGCAGATTGAAGAGACAGCAACAATAGCGAACATAGACAAGCATGAATGGAACAAATATCTGGGTGCTCATAATATTTTGGATTGGGAAGGAATGCAGTATCTCGAGCAGACTTTCGCAAACGCTCAGGATCCTGGCAATAAATGGGATTTTTTCTATTATATTATCCGTGACCAGAACATGCAAGTGGTTTTAATGACCTACTGTACATTGGGGTTCTGGAAAGATGATATGCTGGCTACAGAATCTGTATCAAGGCACATTGAAGAAATTAGAAAAACAGACCCCATGCATATGACTTCCAAAGTATTAAGTACCGGCTCATTATTTACTGAAGGACTGCATTGCTATATCGACAAGGATCATCCTCTGGCAGAGCATTCAATGAGAATGCTATTAAATAAGCTTGAGGAATCATACAATTTGCTGGATGCCGACATGCTCGTTCTGCGTGATTTTGAAACCGGATTCCGCTGGGATGAAATGATAAGAAATCAAGGGTATTTTAGAATCGATATGCCAGAATCATGTGTTATTGAAAATAAAAACTTCCCGGCAGTTGAGAATTATGGTTCCCTGCTTTCTACGCGTTCACGCCAGCATTTCAATCGGGAAATACTGCCTTACGAAAAATTCTATGCTGTTGAAATAAAAGATTGCCTCAACAAAGAAGAACTAAATAGGGCGTACCAGCTATACTGCAACGTAAAGGAACGCAACCTTGCTATAAATACCTTTACATACAAAAGTGAAGTATTTGAAAATATGAACAGCTGTCCAAACTGGGAGTTTATAATTCTTACCTTCAAAGATGCCCCTGAAAAGAATTTCGTTGGGATAATGTTCTGCTATAAAAATTCAGGAAATGTATATGTACCTGAACTTATAGGCATGGACTACATTGCGGGCGACGGCTTCAACTTGTACAGACAGCTTTTGTACCAAACAATCAAAAGAGCACGAGAGCTTGAAATTGGACGAATTGATTTCGGCATATCTGCAAGTTTTGAGAAGAAAAAACTTGGCGCTTCTGTAATACCGAAAGTGGCTTATGTACAGGCCAGGGATAACTACGCTATGGAATTAATGCAGACACTGCAGAATGAAACCAATACTGCGCGCTGA
- a CDS encoding RteC domain-containing protein, giving the protein MIRSTCENALQVIRKAEQEFSLDPEHIIEKSYHMTTVLRNLLSTVKKNVLEKGFSDENEEINFFKSIKPQILGKLIFYNKVFRIEAACPVVTGKMHHKYFSNELNLLKQEYKEHFYNTDFYRYYRTGRTEWDHHFFCRGKIDLHEGVNSFVFEIDTQFSTYYDYKVARIIANEMLNSYLVSKIEPDTQQTAIFSDGNTANRDFFWTDSKNALIELIYALHASGSISHGKAGIRKISMVFQLLFRIQLGDVHHAFHRMKDRADSKSIFLDQLKLSLKQHMEKEV; this is encoded by the coding sequence ATGATAAGATCGACATGTGAGAACGCACTTCAGGTTATTCGAAAAGCAGAACAGGAATTCAGCTTAGACCCTGAACATATAATTGAAAAATCCTACCACATGACTACCGTGCTTCGAAACTTGCTTAGTACGGTTAAAAAAAATGTTTTAGAAAAAGGATTCTCCGATGAAAATGAAGAGATTAATTTTTTCAAAAGTATCAAACCCCAGATACTGGGAAAATTGATTTTCTATAATAAAGTTTTCCGAATTGAGGCGGCCTGCCCGGTTGTAACGGGAAAAATGCATCATAAATATTTTTCCAATGAGCTCAATCTCCTTAAGCAGGAATATAAAGAGCACTTTTATAACACTGATTTTTATCGCTACTACCGCACGGGAAGAACCGAATGGGACCACCATTTTTTTTGTCGGGGAAAAATAGATCTTCATGAGGGAGTTAATAGTTTTGTTTTTGAAATTGACACTCAATTTTCCACCTATTATGATTATAAGGTAGCCCGCATAATTGCTAACGAAATGCTCAATAGTTACCTCGTTTCTAAAATTGAACCTGACACCCAGCAGACCGCCATTTTTTCAGACGGAAATACAGCAAACAGAGACTTTTTCTGGACAGATTCAAAGAATGCTCTGATCGAATTAATTTACGCACTTCACGCATCAGGCAGTATTTCTCATGGAAAAGCCGGCATTCGTAAAATCAGCATGGTTTTCCAGCTGCTTTTCAGGATCCAGCTCGGCGATGTTCATCATGCCTTTCATAGAATGAAAGACAGGGCTGACAGCAAAAGTATTTTTCTGGATCAGCTGAAATTATCGCTTAAACAGCACATGGAAAAAGAGGTCTAA
- a CDS encoding helix-turn-helix domain-containing protein, whose translation MNIDRMEFISWMERIIERFDLLSAHISELEKKRGSVDGEELLDNQDILQMLKISGRSLQRYRSIGKLPYYTISGKIYYKLSDVHQFIRESINVRMPKTYAKE comes from the coding sequence ATGAATATAGACAGAATGGAATTCATTTCCTGGATGGAACGAATCATAGAACGTTTCGATCTTTTGAGCGCGCATATCAGTGAACTTGAAAAAAAACGCGGAAGTGTTGACGGTGAAGAGCTATTGGATAATCAAGATATATTGCAGATGCTTAAAATAAGCGGGAGATCACTACAGCGTTACCGATCAATCGGTAAGCTGCCCTATTATACAATCAGCGGAAAAATATATTATAAACTATCGGATGTACACCAGTTCATCAGAGAAAGTATCAATGTCCGAATGCCAAAAACATACGCCAAGGAGTGA